One window of Kiloniellales bacterium genomic DNA carries:
- a CDS encoding cation:dicarboxylase symporter family transporter, protein MTPEAGKKPRIGLANQVLLGLLLGVAAGLGFGELVAPLKWVGDAFVRLLQVTVVPYIVVALITGLGRLSYEEVKELALRGGSVLLLLWGIGIVLVVLSPLSFPDWPSRSFFQKSSIESETAPDFLQLYIPANPFFSLANTIVPAVVVFSILIGLAMIGVQRKETILEPLSALAETLMRVTGFVAKLAPLGVFALIASAAGTMSFEDLARLQVYVVVLLSMALVLGLWVLPALVASVTPLRYGTVVRELHTPMITAFATGSVLVVLPLMAAACKRLIAESASEAGASEDDEDVESTVDVLIPTFYSFPTTGAILSLSFVLFAGWYIGLPVSAEQYPEVILAGIAGLFGGAILAIPLVLELAELPLDLFQVFLSINVIGGRIAIFLSAMHYASIALIGTFALRGITRIRPWPLLRVATLGGFLIAATLIGVRAFYTHVVVVPYTKDDVLKGLNLLRRPQPAVVYRDAPVASAEDAGPRSYAQIVESGRLRACYLPGNYPLSYFNAEGELVGFDIELAHRFAERLRLSLEFRPLAQLEDGPQRLDTGYCDAVFNSMPLELRDRESVVDTIPFEMATAAFLVPDHRREDFATWQAIRDQGEVLIATSPFHELPRGISTRLPEARIVRLSSPEAQARYFESDEAAADAFLDTAEQGAAWTILYPEFTAVIPRPVIRVPVVYIVAEDSRLLLRNLNAWLMIEKQSGGIAEVYNYWIQGETKQAEPPRWSVIRNLLGWVD, encoded by the coding sequence TTGACCCCAGAAGCCGGCAAGAAGCCCCGGATCGGCCTGGCAAATCAGGTTCTGCTCGGCCTGCTCCTCGGCGTGGCGGCCGGCCTGGGCTTCGGCGAGCTGGTTGCCCCGCTGAAGTGGGTCGGCGACGCCTTCGTCCGGCTGCTGCAGGTCACGGTCGTTCCCTACATCGTCGTGGCGCTGATCACCGGGCTCGGCCGCCTCAGCTACGAGGAGGTCAAGGAACTCGCCCTGCGCGGCGGCAGCGTCCTTCTCTTGCTTTGGGGCATCGGGATCGTCCTGGTCGTGCTGTCCCCGCTCTCCTTTCCGGACTGGCCGTCGCGCTCCTTCTTCCAGAAGAGCTCGATCGAATCGGAAACGGCGCCGGATTTCCTGCAACTCTACATTCCAGCCAACCCCTTCTTTTCGCTGGCCAATACGATCGTCCCGGCGGTCGTCGTCTTCAGCATCCTGATCGGCCTCGCCATGATCGGCGTGCAGCGGAAGGAAACAATCCTCGAGCCGCTTTCGGCGCTGGCCGAAACCCTCATGAGGGTCACGGGCTTCGTGGCCAAGCTCGCACCGTTGGGCGTCTTCGCGCTGATCGCCAGCGCAGCCGGAACGATGAGCTTCGAAGATCTGGCCCGCCTGCAGGTCTACGTCGTCGTCCTCCTTTCGATGGCGCTGGTCCTCGGCCTCTGGGTGCTGCCGGCCTTGGTCGCCAGCGTGACGCCGCTGCGCTACGGGACCGTCGTCAGGGAGCTTCATACGCCGATGATCACGGCCTTCGCGACCGGCAGCGTCCTGGTCGTGCTGCCGCTCATGGCGGCGGCCTGCAAGCGGCTGATCGCCGAGTCGGCAAGCGAGGCCGGCGCCTCCGAAGATGACGAAGACGTCGAGTCGACGGTGGACGTGCTGATCCCGACCTTCTACAGCTTCCCGACCACCGGGGCCATCCTATCGTTGAGCTTTGTGCTCTTTGCCGGCTGGTACATCGGATTGCCGGTTTCGGCGGAGCAATACCCCGAGGTGATCCTCGCAGGCATCGCCGGCCTGTTCGGCGGCGCGATCCTGGCGATCCCCCTCGTCCTGGAACTGGCCGAGCTGCCCCTCGACCTCTTCCAGGTGTTTTTGTCGATCAACGTGATCGGCGGCCGCATAGCGATCTTCCTGAGTGCGATGCACTACGCGAGCATCGCCCTGATCGGAACCTTCGCCCTGCGGGGCATAACCCGTATCCGCCCCTGGCCGTTGCTGCGCGTAGCGACCCTCGGTGGCTTTCTGATCGCGGCGACCTTGATCGGGGTGCGCGCTTTTTACACCCACGTCGTCGTCGTGCCCTACACCAAGGACGACGTGCTCAAGGGCCTCAATCTTCTGCGCCGTCCCCAGCCGGCGGTGGTCTACAGGGACGCCCCGGTCGCTTCGGCCGAGGACGCCGGGCCGCGATCTTATGCGCAGATCGTCGAAAGCGGCAGGCTGCGGGCCTGCTACTTGCCCGGCAACTATCCGCTGTCCTACTTCAACGCCGAAGGCGAGCTGGTCGGCTTCGACATCGAGCTGGCGCACAGGTTCGCCGAGCGCCTGAGATTGAGCCTGGAGTTCCGGCCCCTTGCGCAGCTGGAAGACGGCCCGCAGCGCCTGGACACCGGCTACTGCGACGCGGTGTTCAACTCCATGCCCCTGGAGCTGAGGGACAGGGAGTCGGTGGTCGACACGATACCCTTCGAAATGGCCACGGCGGCCTTCCTTGTGCCCGATCATCGGCGCGAGGACTTCGCGACTTGGCAAGCGATCAGAGACCAGGGGGAGGTCCTGATCGCGACCAGCCCGTTCCATGAGCTGCCGAGGGGGATTTCGACCCGCTTGCCGGAGGCCAGGATCGTCCGGCTCTCCTCGCCGGAGGCCCAGGCCAGGTATTTCGAATCCGATGAAGCGGCGGCCGACGCCTTTTTGGACACCGCCGAGCAGGGGGCGGCTTGGACCATTCTCTATCCGGAATTCACCGCGGTCATACCCCGGCCGGTCATACGGGTTCCGGTCGTCTACATCGTCGCAGAGGACAGTCGGCTTCTGCTACGCAATCTCAACGCCTGGCTCATGATCGAGAAGCAGAGCGGCGGTATCGCCGAGGTCTACAACTACTGGATCCAGGGCGAGACCAAACAAGCCGAACCGCCTCGCTGGTCGGTTATCCGTAACCTGCTGGGTTGGGTCGACTAG
- a CDS encoding pyridoxamine 5'-phosphate oxidase family protein, translating into MEPIKSSPDTDRPEAPRVRPAPPFYDDLDASLLEAWRLLRRGVKDRRSPFHTPALATRRDDGFPAVRTVVLRAVDVMQHRLRFHTDARSAKFREISADPRVAVHFYDPSKKVQLRADGRATLHRDDELADTAWRATRLFSRACYRVAEMPGTVVANPQASSSAGDADDPDAGRENFAAISVSIDGLEWLYLAARGHRRARFSWTDGEVEGAWLIP; encoded by the coding sequence ATGGAACCGATCAAGTCGAGCCCGGACACAGACCGACCGGAAGCTCCGAGGGTGCGGCCCGCGCCCCCCTTCTACGATGATCTCGATGCAAGCCTGCTCGAAGCCTGGCGTCTCCTGAGACGCGGGGTGAAGGACCGCCGATCGCCGTTCCACACACCGGCGCTCGCGACCCGGCGCGACGACGGCTTTCCCGCCGTACGAACCGTCGTTTTGAGAGCGGTCGACGTGATGCAGCACCGGCTTCGCTTCCACACGGACGCTCGCTCGGCCAAGTTCCGCGAGATATCGGCCGACCCGCGCGTTGCCGTGCATTTCTATGACCCGTCCAAGAAGGTCCAGCTGCGGGCCGATGGACGGGCGACCCTGCACAGGGACGACGAACTCGCAGACACGGCATGGCGCGCAACCCGACTTTTCAGCCGTGCGTGCTACCGCGTCGCGGAGATGCCCGGCACCGTCGTGGCAAATCCGCAGGCCTCATCCAGCGCCGGCGATGCCGACGATCCGGACGCCGGCCGCGAGAACTTTGCCGCCATATCCGTCTCGATCGACGGCCTCGAATGGCTCTATTTGGCGGCAAGGGGCCACCGGCGCG
- a CDS encoding superoxide dismutase — protein MTFSLPDLPYAGDALEPYISANTLSYHHGKHHAAYVDKLNALLAGSPLADRTLEEVIVEVKDDPEQAAIFNNAAQAWNHAFYWNCMTPNGGGRPGGEVGERIARDFHSFESFRSEFAAAASGQFGSGWAWLVFERGQLRITATSNALTPVAQGQHALLTCDVWEHAYYLDYQNRRGDYVEMFLEKLVNWQFVEQQLTAAESRATAA, from the coding sequence ATGACTTTCAGCCTGCCCGACCTACCCTATGCTGGTGACGCTCTTGAGCCATACATCTCTGCGAACACGCTCAGCTATCACCACGGCAAGCACCATGCTGCTTATGTCGATAAGCTGAACGCACTCCTGGCTGGCTCACCTCTTGCCGATCGGACCTTGGAGGAGGTGATCGTCGAAGTGAAGGACGATCCCGAACAAGCAGCGATTTTCAACAACGCAGCGCAGGCCTGGAACCACGCCTTCTATTGGAACTGCATGACACCGAACGGCGGGGGCCGTCCTGGCGGCGAGGTCGGCGAGAGGATCGCCAGGGATTTTCATAGCTTCGAGAGCTTTCGCTCAGAGTTCGCGGCCGCGGCGAGCGGACAGTTCGGCAGCGGCTGGGCTTGGCTCGTCTTCGAGCGTGGGCAGCTGCGCATCACGGCGACGTCCAACGCCTTGACGCCCGTGGCGCAGGGCCAGCACGCCCTGCTGACCTGCGACGTCTGGGAGCACGCCTATTATCTTGACTACCAGAACCGGCGCGGCGACTACGTGGAGATGTTCCTGGAGAAGCTCGTGAACTGGCAGTTCGTCGAGCAACAGCTCACGGCGGCGGAAAGCCGGGCGACGGCGGCTTGA
- the aspT gene encoding aspartate-alanine antiporter gives MDLLKSLFESSPLIALFLCVAIGYGIGNVKIAGVQIGGTVGTLFAAIAIGQIGVETSGVVKTLAFALFIYSLGYVSGPQFFSSLGRSTLGHVHLSIFNSVLIFATVWLLAQALDLDKGTAAGLLAGATTESASVGTASEALTGQGLEAATVKTLQANIGVTYAVTYLFGFTLVVFFVSVVAPRMLGIDLKEAADAYEEELGDVGEDLDPGQEEGIKNVVARVYQISSPEAEGMTVAELEKTYDGTVHVHQLIRRGRPREIKPGLTFMSGDRVALAGLLEPVIEAGAVLGEESADVRGISVVGETVEVVVTNRKLVGATLSQVRSLVPLEMRHGVYLAKLTRVGHALELRPRTRFEAGDVATFVGLPGSIEAVVKAIGYPIDRSDRVDYVYLGLGVIAGILIGLITVPVAGTPVALHTGGGCLISGLLFGWLRSKHPTFGSLPTPTAVHLRDFGLAVFVASVGLSVGPEALNLLKEQGVLLPALAIVVVLLPIVISMYFAKYVLKMNPVVICGALAGAFTCTAGLNAIVAEAESETPVLGYTVPYAVGNVLLTLLGPVIVLTV, from the coding sequence ATGGACCTGCTTAAGTCGCTCTTCGAGTCCTCTCCGCTCATTGCGCTCTTCCTCTGCGTCGCGATCGGCTACGGCATCGGCAACGTGAAGATCGCGGGCGTTCAGATCGGCGGAACCGTCGGGACGTTGTTTGCCGCGATCGCGATCGGTCAGATCGGCGTCGAGACCTCCGGTGTCGTCAAGACCCTCGCCTTTGCGCTCTTCATCTATTCGCTCGGCTACGTCAGCGGCCCCCAGTTCTTCAGCAGCCTGGGGCGCAGCACGCTCGGGCATGTGCACCTTTCGATCTTCAACAGCGTTCTGATCTTCGCGACCGTGTGGCTGCTCGCCCAGGCCCTGGACCTCGACAAGGGCACGGCGGCCGGGCTCCTGGCCGGTGCGACGACCGAATCGGCGTCGGTCGGCACGGCCAGCGAGGCGCTCACAGGCCAGGGGCTGGAGGCCGCAACGGTAAAGACGCTGCAGGCGAACATCGGCGTCACCTATGCCGTGACCTATCTCTTCGGCTTCACGCTGGTCGTCTTCTTCGTCAGCGTCGTGGCGCCGCGCATGCTGGGCATCGACTTGAAGGAGGCCGCCGACGCCTACGAGGAAGAACTGGGCGACGTGGGCGAAGACCTCGATCCCGGCCAGGAGGAGGGGATCAAGAACGTCGTCGCCCGGGTCTACCAGATCAGCAGCCCCGAGGCCGAGGGCATGACCGTCGCGGAGCTCGAGAAGACCTACGACGGTACCGTGCACGTCCATCAGCTGATCCGCAGAGGGCGGCCGCGCGAAATCAAGCCCGGCCTCACCTTCATGAGCGGTGACCGGGTCGCACTTGCCGGCCTCCTGGAGCCGGTGATCGAGGCCGGCGCCGTCCTCGGCGAGGAGAGCGCCGACGTGCGGGGCATCAGCGTCGTCGGCGAGACCGTCGAAGTGGTGGTGACCAACCGCAAGCTCGTGGGCGCGACCCTGAGCCAGGTGAGATCGCTGGTGCCGCTTGAGATGCGCCACGGCGTCTACCTCGCCAAGCTTACCCGGGTCGGGCACGCGCTCGAGCTGAGGCCGCGGACCCGGTTCGAGGCCGGTGACGTGGCGACCTTCGTCGGGCTGCCCGGCAGCATCGAGGCCGTGGTCAAGGCGATCGGCTACCCGATAGACCGCAGCGATCGTGTCGACTACGTCTACCTCGGGCTGGGCGTCATTGCCGGCATCCTGATCGGCCTGATCACCGTGCCGGTTGCCGGCACGCCGGTCGCCCTGCACACCGGCGGGGGCTGCCTCATCTCCGGTCTGCTTTTCGGCTGGCTGCGCTCCAAGCATCCGACCTTCGGCAGCCTGCCGACGCCGACCGCCGTGCACCTGAGGGACTTCGGCCTCGCGGTCTTCGTCGCCAGCGTCGGACTCTCGGTCGGACCGGAGGCTCTCAACCTGCTGAAGGAACAGGGTGTCCTGCTGCCGGCCCTGGCAATCGTGGTGGTGCTGCTGCCGATCGTCATCTCCATGTACTTCGCGAAATACGTCCTGAAGATGAATCCGGTCGTCATCTGCGGGGCCCTGGCGGGGGCCTTCACCTGCACCGCGGGCCTCAATGCCATCGTAGCCGAAGCCGAAAGCGAGACGCCGGTTCTCGGCTACACCGTGCCCTATGCCGTCGGCAACGTGTTGCTGACGCTCCTGGGCCCGGTGATCGTGCTGACCGTCTGA